In Kineococcus sp. NBC_00420, a single genomic region encodes these proteins:
- a CDS encoding ABC transporter substrate-binding protein produces MNRRNLLGLALVGSLSATLAACGGGDDPLSTTDTSSGSVDSATVIVGSANFPESELLAEMYSQVLEKAGAKVTRKFNIGAREVYLKALDDGSIDLLPEYNGALLAGLSDSGSAPEGVSTPEQVLDALKKVLPQGTEVLEQSAAEDKDTLSVSAATASQYSLKTIEDLAPVAKDLVCGAGPEFQERYQGLVGLQELYSVKFKEFKALDAGGPLTVGALVDGSIQVGNIFSTDSAIETNKFVTLEDTKNLFLAQNILPLIRSSKNTSQITDALNGLSAKLTTADLTKYLAEVQVDKKPSATVAKDYLTSLGLL; encoded by the coding sequence ATGAACCGCCGGAACCTCCTCGGACTCGCCCTGGTGGGCTCCCTCAGCGCGACCCTGGCCGCGTGCGGTGGTGGGGACGACCCGTTGTCCACGACCGACACCTCCTCGGGGTCGGTCGACAGCGCGACGGTCATCGTCGGCTCGGCGAACTTCCCCGAGAGCGAACTGCTGGCCGAGATGTACTCGCAGGTCCTCGAGAAGGCCGGCGCGAAGGTCACCCGCAAGTTCAACATCGGGGCCCGCGAGGTCTACCTCAAGGCCCTCGACGACGGCTCGATCGACCTGCTGCCCGAGTACAACGGCGCCCTGCTCGCCGGCCTCTCCGACAGCGGCAGCGCCCCGGAGGGTGTCTCCACCCCCGAGCAGGTCCTGGACGCGCTGAAGAAGGTCCTGCCCCAGGGCACCGAGGTGCTCGAGCAGTCCGCGGCCGAGGACAAGGACACCCTTTCGGTGTCCGCGGCCACCGCGAGCCAGTACAGCCTCAAGACCATCGAGGACCTCGCGCCCGTCGCGAAGGACCTCGTCTGCGGAGCCGGGCCGGAGTTCCAGGAGCGCTACCAGGGTCTCGTCGGGCTCCAGGAGCTCTACAGCGTGAAGTTCAAGGAGTTCAAGGCCCTCGACGCGGGTGGCCCGCTGACCGTCGGTGCGCTGGTGGACGGCTCGATCCAGGTCGGCAACATCTTCTCCACCGACTCGGCCATCGAGACGAACAAGTTCGTCACCCTCGAGGACACCAAGAACCTGTTCCTCGCGCAGAACATCCTGCCGCTGATCCGATCCTCCAAGAACACCTCGCAGATCACCGACGCCCTCAACGGGCTGTCGGCGAAGCTGACCACCGCGGACCTGACCAAGTACCTCGCGGAGGTCCAGGTCGACAAGAAGCCGTCGGCCACCGTCGCCAAGGACTACCTGACCTCCCTCGGCCTGCTCTGA
- a CDS encoding aromatic amino acid ammonia-lyase, translating into MIRLRRAGDLGRDAVLAIAAGAPVELAPELRESLVSSRAAVLAALEGSGPVYGVTTGMGAMAGITLDARARARHQANLVVGRAVGSAPWLPEPAARAVLAVRLRTFLHPEAGVSPELCERLVELLNSGIHPQVPWRGNGAAGEIIPLAHVGAVVLGGPGTLDGRSLPPFAFGTKEGVAFLEGVPVATALATLHEAEAATLLAQAELVLAASSEVLRASYDPVREGVARGDDVLAGVLGRLRSRRPVGDVHALQAPLSVRVGAAACALVHRRRVALEDAVDRALDGVTDSPAFLDGEFTGTAGFAGTDLAADSDALTAALVHLADTGAARTHRMLDTRQTGLPPQLSPQPGVEAGLVAVHKRAVGVVHRLRRFAVPAALGSVETSLGQEDVQSFALESAECLAEGLAGVREVLAVELLAVHRARLLRGGLPGLSGELVAALDEVAAALGEDVRDRPYGRDLDRLTELLNHGWGTAGAR; encoded by the coding sequence GTGATCCGGCTGCGCCGGGCCGGGGACCTCGGCCGCGACGCCGTGCTGGCGATCGCGGCCGGGGCTCCCGTGGAACTCGCCCCCGAACTCCGCGAGTCCCTGGTGTCCTCCCGGGCGGCCGTCCTGGCCGCGCTGGAGGGATCGGGGCCGGTCTACGGGGTGACCACCGGCATGGGCGCGATGGCCGGGATCACCCTCGACGCCCGGGCCCGGGCGAGGCACCAGGCGAACCTCGTCGTGGGCCGCGCCGTGGGGTCGGCGCCGTGGTTGCCGGAGCCCGCCGCGCGGGCGGTGCTGGCCGTCCGGTTGCGGACGTTCCTGCACCCCGAGGCCGGCGTCTCCCCGGAGTTGTGCGAGCGGTTGGTGGAGTTGCTGAACTCCGGGATCCACCCGCAGGTCCCGTGGCGCGGCAACGGCGCGGCGGGGGAGATCATCCCGCTCGCCCACGTCGGGGCCGTCGTGCTCGGGGGTCCGGGAACCCTCGACGGGCGCTCGCTGCCCCCCTTCGCGTTCGGGACCAAGGAAGGGGTGGCGTTCCTCGAGGGCGTGCCCGTCGCCACCGCGCTCGCCACCCTGCACGAGGCCGAGGCGGCGACCCTGCTGGCTCAGGCGGAGCTCGTCCTCGCGGCCTCGAGCGAGGTCCTGCGCGCGAGCTACGACCCCGTGCGGGAGGGGGTCGCGCGCGGTGACGACGTCCTGGCCGGGGTGCTCGGGCGGTTGCGGTCGCGTCGGCCGGTCGGTGACGTCCACGCCCTGCAGGCCCCGCTCTCGGTCCGGGTCGGGGCGGCCGCGTGCGCGCTGGTGCACCGCCGTCGTGTTGCCCTGGAGGACGCCGTCGACCGGGCGCTGGACGGGGTGACCGACTCGCCCGCGTTCCTCGACGGCGAGTTCACCGGCACCGCCGGGTTCGCCGGGACCGACCTGGCCGCCGACTCCGACGCCCTCACCGCGGCCCTGGTCCACCTCGCGGACACCGGTGCCGCGCGCACCCACCGGATGCTCGACACCCGCCAGACCGGTCTGCCCCCGCAGCTCTCACCGCAACCGGGGGTCGAGGCGGGGCTCGTCGCCGTCCACAAGCGTGCGGTCGGGGTCGTGCACCGGCTGCGCCGCTTCGCCGTCCCCGCGGCGCTGGGGTCGGTCGAGACGTCGCTGGGGCAGGAGGACGTGCAGAGCTTCGCGCTGGAGTCCGCGGAGTGCCTGGCCGAGGGCCTCGCCGGGGTGCGCGAGGTCCTGGCCGTGGAACTGCTCGCCGTGCACCGTGCCCGGTTGCTGCGCGGGGGTCTGCCGGGGCTGTCCGGCGAGCTCGTGGCCGCCCTCGACGAGGTCGCCGCCGCGCTGGGTGAGGACGTGCGCGACCGTCCCTACGGACGCGACCTCGACCGGCTCACCGAGCTGCTGAACCACGGCTGGGGAACCGCCGGCGCGCGGTGA
- a CDS encoding ABC transporter permease: MSSILDYLRDNSGIVLDALGQHVLLAVIPLVVGVVVALPIGYLGVRFGWLYHPILNISGVVYAIPSLAIFVTLPYVLGTKILSPVNIVVALAIYTVALMSRTVADGLRSVDPALTEAATAMGYKRTRRLLEVELPLAAPVILAGVRVAAVSNISLVSVGALLGIGGLGALFTRGFQLFYTAPIVVGIVLSILLAAIADVVIVLFQRAVTPWTRAGAGA; encoded by the coding sequence GTGAGCTCGATCCTCGACTACCTCCGCGACAACTCCGGGATCGTCCTCGACGCCCTCGGCCAGCACGTGCTGCTCGCCGTGATCCCGCTCGTCGTCGGGGTGGTCGTGGCGCTGCCGATCGGCTACCTCGGGGTGCGGTTCGGCTGGCTCTACCACCCGATCCTCAACATCTCCGGCGTCGTCTACGCGATCCCGTCGCTGGCCATCTTCGTCACCCTGCCCTACGTGCTCGGGACGAAGATCCTCTCCCCGGTGAACATCGTGGTGGCGCTCGCGATCTACACGGTGGCGCTGATGTCGCGGACCGTCGCCGACGGTCTGCGCTCCGTCGACCCGGCGCTGACGGAGGCCGCGACGGCCATGGGCTACAAGCGGACCCGTCGCCTCCTCGAGGTCGAGCTCCCGCTGGCGGCGCCCGTCATCCTCGCCGGGGTCCGGGTCGCGGCGGTCTCGAACATCTCCCTCGTCAGCGTCGGGGCCCTGCTGGGGATCGGTGGCCTCGGGGCCCTGTTCACCCGCGGGTTCCAGCTCTTCTACACCGCACCGATCGTGGTCGGGATCGTGCTCTCGATCCTGCTCGCCGCGATCGCCGACGTGGTGATCGTGCTGTTCCAGCGGGCCGTCACCCCGTGGACCCGAGCCGGGGCAGGAGCCTGA
- a CDS encoding cysteine dioxygenase codes for MALETPTAHETPTAPGSTGLPAAPGRTLSPRELEDWVERAAATPQAWEHLVRHDTGGRHFVSLYRDGDVDVWLLCWNTVDDTGWHDHDTSSGAVAVTRGAVVEANPRMGGEPFVRTVEAGRSFAFGPDHIHRMSGAVDGSVSIHAYSPPLWRMGQYSISPSGVMRRMSVSYADELRPLDA; via the coding sequence ATCGCCCTTGAAACCCCGACCGCCCACGAAACCCCGACCGCCCCCGGCTCCACCGGTCTACCCGCCGCACCGGGGCGCACCCTCTCCCCCCGCGAGCTCGAGGACTGGGTCGAGCGGGCGGCGGCCACCCCGCAGGCCTGGGAGCACCTCGTCCGCCACGACACCGGTGGCCGCCACTTCGTCTCGCTCTACCGCGACGGTGACGTCGACGTCTGGCTGCTGTGCTGGAACACCGTCGACGACACCGGCTGGCACGACCACGACACCTCCTCCGGAGCCGTCGCCGTCACCCGCGGCGCCGTCGTCGAGGCCAACCCACGGATGGGCGGGGAACCCTTCGTGCGCACCGTCGAGGCCGGCCGGTCCTTCGCCTTCGGCCCCGACCACATCCACCGCATGTCCGGTGCCGTCGACGGTTCCGTCTCGATCCACGCCTACTCCCCGCCGTTGTGGCGGATGGGCCAGTACTCGATCAGCCCCTCGGGCGTGATGCGCCGGATGTCGGTCAGCTACGCCGACGAGCTGCGCCCCCTGGACGCCTAG
- a CDS encoding SDR family NAD(P)-dependent oxidoreductase has protein sequence MTQTYQRTPQEPVGSGFGHDSTAIEVLEGIDLTGKLVVLTGGYSGIGLEATRALTAAGAHVVVPARRPEHAAAELGGVGEVAELDLGDQGSIARFANTFLDSGRSIDAFIGNAGIMANPLIRIEGGWESQFGTNHLGHYALVNRLWPAIAAGGGRVVSLSSSAHHRSGIRWDDVMFERSEYDKWAAYGQAKTANALFALHLDALAAPQGVRAFSVHPGGILTPLQRHLPREEMVNLGWIDADGNLLMDGFKTPAGGASTEVWAATNPKLDGLGGVFCEDCEIALPVDAERPRFTVGVAPHATDPEAAARLWALSAELTGVDAFA, from the coding sequence ATGACGCAGACGTACCAACGCACCCCGCAGGAACCGGTCGGCTCCGGATTCGGACACGACTCGACCGCGATCGAGGTCCTCGAGGGCATCGACCTGACAGGGAAGCTCGTCGTCCTCACCGGCGGCTACTCGGGCATCGGCCTCGAGGCGACCCGGGCCCTCACCGCGGCGGGCGCGCACGTCGTGGTCCCCGCCCGCCGCCCGGAGCACGCCGCCGCGGAACTGGGCGGCGTCGGTGAGGTCGCGGAACTCGATCTCGGGGACCAGGGCAGCATCGCCCGGTTCGCGAACACCTTCCTCGACTCCGGCCGCAGCATCGACGCCTTCATCGGCAACGCCGGGATCATGGCGAACCCGCTGATCCGCATCGAGGGTGGCTGGGAATCGCAGTTCGGGACCAACCACCTCGGTCACTACGCCCTCGTGAACCGGTTGTGGCCGGCGATCGCCGCGGGCGGTGGACGGGTCGTGTCGCTGTCGAGTTCCGCCCACCACCGTTCCGGCATCCGGTGGGACGACGTGATGTTCGAGCGCTCCGAGTACGACAAGTGGGCGGCCTACGGCCAGGCCAAGACGGCCAACGCGCTGTTCGCGCTCCACCTCGACGCACTGGCTGCGCCGCAAGGGGTCCGCGCCTTCTCGGTGCACCCGGGCGGGATCCTCACACCTCTGCAGCGCCACCTCCCCCGCGAGGAGATGGTGAACCTCGGCTGGATCGACGCCGACGGGAACCTCCTGATGGACGGGTTCAAGACCCCGGCCGGGGGAGCCTCGACGGAGGTCTGGGCGGCGACGAACCCCAAGCTCGACGGCCTCGGCGGGGTGTTCTGCGAGGACTGCGAGATCGCCCTGCCCGTCGACGCCGAGCGCCCGCGGTTCACCGTCGGGGTGGCCCCGCACGCGACCGACCCCGAGGCCGCGGCCCGGCTGTGGGCGTTGTCGGCGGAACTGACCGGCGTGGACGCCTTCGCCTGA
- a CDS encoding ABC transporter permease, with the protein MNDTPYLLDPAHWDWGTTGSIPHLLVTHLGYTAISVLVGFVIAFPIGLLIGHTGKGSFLAINAGNAGRSLPTLGLLSLLVVLMGLRFTPVLIALVVLVIPPILTSTYAGLRSVDRNAVDAAKGMGMTSTQVLFRVELPMALPVVFGGLRAAVLQVVATATVAAYVGQSGLGRLLVDGLAVNDYGRVVAGAVVVAALAIVLDLLLGLVQRYVVSPGITGRGLGRARATGSVAESPEEVELVGAGSSKGSS; encoded by the coding sequence GTGAACGACACCCCGTACCTGCTCGACCCCGCCCACTGGGACTGGGGGACCACCGGTTCGATCCCGCACCTGCTGGTGACCCACCTCGGCTACACCGCGATCTCGGTGCTCGTCGGCTTCGTCATCGCCTTCCCCATCGGGCTGCTCATCGGCCACACCGGCAAGGGCTCGTTCCTGGCCATCAACGCCGGCAACGCCGGCCGGTCGCTGCCGACGCTGGGGCTGCTGAGCCTGCTCGTGGTCCTGATGGGGCTGCGGTTCACCCCCGTGCTCATCGCGCTCGTCGTGCTGGTCATCCCGCCGATCCTGACCTCGACCTACGCGGGGCTGCGCTCGGTGGACCGCAACGCCGTCGACGCGGCGAAGGGGATGGGCATGACGTCCACCCAGGTGCTGTTCCGCGTCGAACTGCCGATGGCGCTGCCCGTCGTGTTCGGCGGGCTGCGCGCCGCGGTGCTGCAGGTCGTCGCGACGGCCACCGTCGCGGCCTACGTGGGGCAGTCCGGTCTCGGTCGCCTGCTGGTCGACGGCCTCGCCGTCAACGACTACGGCCGGGTCGTCGCGGGGGCCGTCGTGGTCGCCGCGCTGGCCATCGTGCTCGACCTGCTGCTCGGTCTCGTGCAGCGCTACGTCGTCTCGCCGGGGATCACCGGGCGCGGTCTGGGCCGCGCACGGGCCACAGGATCCGTGGCAGAGTCCCCCGAAGAAGTTGAACTCGTTGGTGCTGGATCGTCGAAAGGCTCGTCATGA
- a CDS encoding MBL fold metallo-hydrolase, whose product MPALDLDVVWNSGASGAPEPPVQIHRARADTVVLRQSIATHFEAPFLYLLFGSDRALLLDTGAVADPAASPVRETVDGLVAEWLTEHPHPGYGLVVAHTHAHGDHVAGDAQFRGRPSTLVVGHDVAAVHAFLGIERPDGSGRLDLGGRDLVVLPIPGHHPTSIAVHDPATRTVLTGDTLYPGRLYVDDFPAFSRSLARLQRLVRDAGVEYLLGAHVEMSDVAGVDHPRGSTRHDGEAPLPMTPAQLDAVVTAAASTGGVPGRHVFDDVAIWID is encoded by the coding sequence GTGCCCGCACTGGACCTCGACGTCGTCTGGAACTCCGGAGCCTCCGGAGCCCCCGAACCGCCCGTCCAGATCCACCGGGCCCGGGCGGACACGGTCGTCCTGCGCCAGAGCATCGCCACCCACTTCGAGGCGCCGTTCCTGTACCTGCTGTTCGGGTCGGACCGGGCGCTCCTGCTCGACACCGGGGCCGTCGCGGACCCGGCCGCCTCCCCGGTGCGCGAGACCGTCGACGGGTTGGTCGCGGAGTGGCTCACCGAGCACCCGCACCCCGGCTACGGACTCGTCGTGGCCCACACGCACGCCCACGGCGACCACGTCGCCGGTGACGCGCAGTTCCGCGGCCGGCCCTCGACGCTCGTCGTCGGCCACGACGTCGCCGCCGTGCACGCGTTCCTCGGGATCGAGCGGCCGGACGGTTCCGGGCGTCTCGACCTGGGTGGACGCGACCTCGTCGTGCTCCCGATCCCGGGCCACCACCCGACGTCGATCGCCGTGCACGACCCCGCCACCCGCACGGTCCTCACCGGCGACACGCTCTACCCGGGCCGCCTGTACGTCGACGACTTCCCGGCGTTCTCCCGGTCGCTGGCGCGGCTGCAGCGCCTCGTCCGCGACGCCGGGGTCGAGTACCTGCTCGGAGCCCACGTCGAGATGTCCGACGTCGCCGGCGTGGACCACCCCCGCGGCTCGACCCGCCACGACGGCGAGGCCCCGCTGCCCATGACCCCCGCCCAGCTCGACGCCGTGGTGACCGCCGCCGCGAGCACCGGCGGGGTCCCCGGACGCCACGTCTTCGACGACGTCGCGATCTGGATCGACTAG
- a CDS encoding aromatic amino acid lyase: protein MEHEAVPPATRGVPVAGHTLSLEDLADLASGRARPVVDRVVLGRLEALHEAMGAARDRGAVYGATTGVGANKDVEVDEEQAEHPRAHGLRLLRSHAASLGPVEDEATTRAALLIRLNQLLAGAHAQLGAGISPPVLGALADAVESDALPTMHRFGGIGTSDLASLAELGLTLVGERPWARGGVAPVALGAADALPLISSHALTLATASLALARLRQLLAAGVGISALSFLALRGNPEAWASPVHAARAHPGQRGVAATLSALVADGPAPVRLQDPFALRTAPQVLAPAFTAAQALEDVLLLEASTPGENPLVSPHGVFHHGQFHAASLATTLDTLRATTFGVLTLSAARLALLLRPEHTGLRAFLAAGPRGSSGLMIGEYVVQDVLAELRPATAPSTSGTVSISLGLEEHASFATQGARALRQTAELAPVVLAIEALAAVRALRAAPDRLSPGASALFAVFDEFLEHDSRDMPIGPDVEAVVARVADLALLVRVPPS, encoded by the coding sequence GTGGAGCACGAGGCCGTCCCGCCCGCGACTCGCGGGGTCCCGGTGGCGGGGCACACGCTGTCGCTGGAGGACCTCGCCGACCTGGCGTCGGGCCGCGCACGGCCGGTCGTGGACCGGGTCGTGCTCGGCCGGCTGGAGGCGTTGCACGAGGCGATGGGTGCGGCCCGTGACCGCGGAGCCGTCTACGGCGCGACGACGGGCGTGGGCGCCAACAAGGACGTCGAGGTCGACGAGGAGCAGGCCGAGCACCCGCGGGCGCACGGGCTGCGGTTGCTGCGTTCGCACGCGGCCTCGCTGGGTCCGGTGGAGGACGAGGCGACGACGCGCGCCGCGCTGCTGATCCGGTTGAACCAGCTGCTGGCCGGGGCGCACGCCCAGCTCGGGGCGGGGATCAGCCCGCCGGTCCTGGGGGCCCTGGCCGACGCGGTCGAGTCCGACGCGCTGCCGACGATGCACCGCTTCGGCGGGATCGGGACCTCCGACCTCGCGTCGCTGGCCGAGCTGGGGCTGACCCTGGTCGGGGAGCGGCCGTGGGCCCGCGGCGGGGTCGCGCCCGTCGCGCTGGGGGCGGCCGACGCGCTGCCGCTCATCTCCTCCCACGCCCTGACCCTGGCCACGGCGTCGCTGGCGCTGGCCCGATTGCGCCAGCTGCTGGCGGCGGGGGTGGGGATCTCGGCGCTGTCGTTCCTCGCGCTGCGCGGGAACCCGGAGGCGTGGGCCTCCCCCGTGCACGCGGCCCGCGCGCACCCGGGTCAGCGGGGGGTGGCGGCGACGTTGTCCGCGCTGGTCGCGGACGGTCCCGCGCCGGTGCGGTTGCAGGACCCGTTCGCGTTGCGCACCGCGCCGCAGGTCCTCGCGCCCGCGTTCACGGCGGCGCAGGCCCTCGAGGACGTGCTGCTTCTGGAGGCCTCGACGCCCGGGGAGAACCCGCTCGTCTCCCCGCACGGGGTGTTCCACCACGGCCAGTTCCACGCCGCGTCGCTGGCGACGACCCTGGACACGTTGCGCGCGACCACCTTCGGGGTGCTGACGTTGTCCGCCGCGCGGCTCGCACTGCTGCTGCGTCCCGAGCACACCGGCCTGCGGGCGTTCCTCGCGGCGGGCCCGCGCGGATCGTCGGGGTTGATGATCGGCGAGTACGTGGTGCAGGACGTGCTGGCCGAGCTGCGCCCGGCGACGGCGCCCTCGACGTCGGGGACGGTCAGCATCTCCCTGGGCCTGGAGGAGCACGCGAGCTTCGCGACCCAGGGCGCGCGGGCGTTGCGCCAGACCGCGGAGCTGGCTCCGGTGGTGCTGGCGATCGAGGCGCTCGCGGCGGTGCGGGCGTTGCGGGCCGCACCGGACCGGCTCTCCCCCGGCGCTTCGGCGCTGTTCGCGGTGTTCGACGAGTTCCTGGAGCACGACTCCCGCGACATGCCGATCGGGCCGGACGTGGAGGCCGTCGTGGCGCGGGTCGCCGACCTGGCGCTGCTGGTGCGGGTGCCGCCGAGCTGA
- a CDS encoding ABC transporter ATP-binding protein codes for MITFEAVRKQFPDGTVAVEQLDLELPTGQITVFVGPSGCGKTTSLRMINRMIEPTGGRITIDGDDVRSKDPAALRRGIGYVIQHAGLFPHKTVLDNVMTVPKLVGRGKQRQVALELLERVGLPTAFADRYPAQLSGGQQQRVGVARALAADPPVMLMDEPFSAVDPIVRGQLQEEFLRLQGELGKTIAIVTHDIDEAITLGDRIAVFREGGHLAQVGSPRDLLTKPADDFVRHFVGRDRGYRGLSFEGLQDLPVRPVTDETFTTLALDEAGRPVGIDGFRAGDSLRTVIDLTLTSPHGIAVQVDDEGRATGFVHHHDVVDLLEKRR; via the coding sequence GTGATCACGTTCGAGGCCGTCCGCAAGCAGTTCCCCGACGGGACGGTGGCGGTCGAACAGCTCGACCTCGAACTGCCCACGGGCCAGATCACGGTCTTCGTGGGGCCCTCCGGATGTGGCAAGACGACGTCCCTGCGCATGATCAACCGGATGATCGAGCCGACCGGTGGGCGCATCACCATCGACGGCGACGACGTCCGCAGCAAGGACCCCGCGGCCCTGCGCCGCGGCATCGGCTACGTCATCCAGCACGCGGGCCTCTTCCCGCACAAGACCGTCCTCGACAACGTCATGACGGTCCCCAAGCTCGTCGGCCGCGGCAAGCAGCGTCAGGTCGCCCTCGAGCTGCTCGAACGCGTCGGCCTGCCGACGGCTTTCGCCGACCGCTACCCGGCCCAGCTCTCCGGCGGCCAGCAGCAGCGCGTCGGCGTCGCCCGGGCGCTCGCGGCCGACCCGCCCGTCATGCTCATGGACGAACCGTTCTCCGCCGTCGACCCCATCGTGCGCGGTCAGCTCCAGGAGGAGTTCCTCCGGCTGCAGGGCGAGCTCGGCAAGACCATCGCCATCGTCACCCACGACATCGACGAGGCCATCACGCTGGGGGACCGCATCGCCGTCTTCCGCGAGGGCGGCCACCTCGCCCAGGTCGGCTCGCCCCGGGACCTGCTGACGAAACCGGCCGACGACTTCGTCCGCCACTTCGTCGGCCGTGACCGCGGCTACCGCGGGCTCTCCTTCGAGGGCCTGCAGGACCTCCCCGTGCGGCCCGTCACCGACGAGACCTTCACCACCCTCGCCCTCGACGAGGCCGGGCGACCCGTCGGGATCGACGGCTTCCGCGCCGGCGACTCGCTGCGCACCGTCATCGACCTGACCCTGACCTCCCCGCACGGGATCGCCGTCCAGGTCGACGACGAGGGCCGCGCGACGGGGTTCGTGCACCACCACGACGTCGTCGACCTGCTGGAGAAGCGCCGGTGA
- a CDS encoding LacI family DNA-binding transcriptional regulator: MPKEARRTLQDVADAAGLSLAATSYALRGTRGSAATIARVQTLAVELGYHVDPIARALASGRTGTIGVSGSLRDLWQQDLSVMLTRALRTADRDATIADADADPAAERRVVQRFAAQRVDGVLVSPVDPSADYWSLLPLSTAVVSIGDALPGRPASGAVLFDNRVGVTTAMEHLRALGHRRIALLTPSLPSTPGRPSELLAVQVAGDLGLDLLVVPAPASPARAAGTAALLLSVPDRPTAVFCLSDSLAFGVYRAASDLGLRIPDDLSVVGFDDHQLAGLVAPGLTTMAWDEDAIVAAAVEQLLALEGDGEVPEPVTFRPELVVRASTAALGA; the protein is encoded by the coding sequence GTGCCGAAGGAAGCGCGCCGCACCCTGCAGGACGTCGCCGACGCGGCCGGACTCTCCCTCGCCGCCACCTCCTACGCCCTGCGCGGGACCCGCGGTTCCGCCGCGACCATCGCCAGGGTCCAGACCCTCGCCGTCGAGCTCGGCTACCACGTCGACCCCATCGCCCGGGCGCTCGCGAGCGGTCGCACCGGGACGATCGGCGTGAGCGGTTCCCTGCGCGACCTGTGGCAGCAGGACCTCTCGGTGATGCTGACCCGGGCCCTGCGCACCGCCGACCGGGACGCCACGATCGCCGACGCCGACGCCGACCCCGCGGCGGAACGCCGTGTGGTGCAGCGGTTCGCCGCCCAGCGCGTCGACGGGGTGCTCGTCTCCCCCGTGGACCCCTCCGCCGACTACTGGTCCCTGCTGCCGCTCTCGACGGCCGTGGTGTCGATCGGCGACGCGCTCCCCGGCCGCCCCGCCAGCGGAGCGGTCCTCTTCGACAACCGCGTCGGCGTGACCACCGCGATGGAGCACCTGCGGGCGCTCGGCCACCGACGGATCGCCCTGCTGACCCCGTCGCTGCCCTCCACGCCGGGACGTCCCTCGGAACTGCTGGCCGTGCAGGTCGCCGGGGACCTCGGCCTCGACCTGCTCGTCGTCCCCGCCCCGGCGTCGCCTGCACGGGCCGCCGGGACCGCCGCGCTGCTCCTGTCCGTCCCGGACCGCCCGACCGCGGTGTTCTGCCTCTCCGACTCCCTGGCCTTCGGCGTCTACCGCGCGGCGAGCGACCTCGGGCTGCGGATCCCCGACGACCTCTCCGTCGTCGGGTTCGACGACCACCAGCTCGCCGGTCTCGTCGCCCCCGGGCTGACGACGATGGCGTGGGACGAGGACGCCATCGTCGCCGCGGCGGTGGAGCAGCTGCTGGCCCTCGAGGGAGACGGCGAGGTGCCCGAGCCCGTAACGTTCCGGCCCGAGCTGGTCGTGCGCGCCTCGACGGCGGCGCTGGGCGCCTGA
- a CDS encoding amidohydrolase family protein, with translation MRTDCHQHLWPARLLDALRERTTPPFLDGWTLHLPGEPPCRIDPAAHDVATRATAETADGTGRALVSLSSPLGLEHLPGEDADPLLAAWNDGALELPDPFQVWAAAGVTDLDPGSLAKTLRQDRVVGLQLPATAFNDPRAVARLEPLLAECELADKPVLIHPGPAPVCDTSDLPAWWPALVPYVQQLHASWLAWHVGGRERHPTLRIAFVALAGLAALHHERLAARGGALGRLDPLVHYETSSYGPRAIDALVRVVGIDPLVLGTDRPYAQPFDATDLPGFGAAFAHALTRSNPAHLLEGTPR, from the coding sequence GTGCGCACCGACTGCCACCAGCACCTGTGGCCCGCACGACTGCTCGACGCCCTCCGCGAACGCACCACCCCGCCCTTCCTCGACGGCTGGACCCTGCACCTGCCGGGCGAGCCGCCCTGCCGGATCGACCCCGCCGCCCACGACGTGGCGACGCGCGCGACCGCCGAGACCGCCGACGGCACCGGACGGGCGCTGGTCTCGCTGTCCTCCCCGCTCGGTCTCGAGCACCTGCCGGGGGAGGACGCCGACCCGCTCCTCGCGGCCTGGAACGACGGTGCGCTGGAGCTGCCCGACCCGTTCCAGGTCTGGGCCGCTGCGGGGGTCACCGACCTCGACCCCGGGTCGCTGGCCAAGACCCTGCGCCAGGACCGCGTCGTCGGCCTGCAGCTGCCCGCCACGGCGTTCAACGACCCGCGGGCCGTCGCGCGGCTGGAACCCCTGCTGGCCGAGTGCGAACTGGCCGACAAGCCCGTCCTGATCCACCCGGGTCCCGCCCCGGTCTGCGACACGAGCGACCTCCCCGCCTGGTGGCCGGCGCTGGTGCCCTACGTGCAGCAGCTGCACGCGTCCTGGCTGGCGTGGCACGTCGGGGGCCGGGAACGACACCCGACCCTGCGGATCGCGTTCGTCGCGCTCGCCGGACTCGCTGCGCTGCACCACGAACGCCTCGCCGCCCGGGGTGGTGCGCTGGGCCGCCTGGACCCCCTCGTGCACTACGAGACGAGTTCCTACGGACCGCGCGCGATCGACGCCCTCGTCCGCGTCGTCGGGATCGACCCGTTGGTGCTCGGGACCGACCGGCCCTACGCCCAGCCGTTCGACGCCACCGACCTCCCGGGTTTCGGCGCGGCCTTCGCCCACGCCCTGACCCGTTCCAACCCCGCCCACCTCCTCGAAGGGACACCCCGGTGA